A genomic stretch from Streptococcus oralis includes:
- a CDS encoding pneumococcal-type histidine triad protein yields the protein MKKKYLVAGSALVLSLSLCIYALNQHQVEGNKDNNRVSYIDGKQDSQKTETKTPDQVSKKEDIQAEQIVVKITDQGYVTSHGDHFHYYNGKVPFDAIFSEELLMKDANYQLKDADIVNEIKGGYIIKVDGKYYVYLKDAAHANNVRTKDEIERQKQGHTHDVPTSNSAVALAQSQGRYTTDDGYIFNPSDIIEDTGDAYIVPHGGHYHYIPKSSLSASELAAAQAYLSGTRKQESVTDYRPSSNETGQTSNLSQEAERPSTQAESLQSLLQQLYSLPRTQRYAESDGLIFDPAKISSRTPSGVAIPHGNHYHFIPYTKLSALEEKIARMIPLSSDSGKPTPLENPSKPGEHPAQPNHPHDQDGDHGSQDTNHEDHDHDGEEHDHHHGEDHDHGFAADRVISEDEQGFVVSHGDHAHYFFKKDLTAAQIKAAQDHLKENHQSQHVQPLAKTVESFSRDASDEEKIKYISQTYGVPLEAIRISNGFFVFGNPDQAYDPTHIHPYAVRKEHVRIPLQTGNPELDFLNELYTTALRDNVSPYSLQVENGSFVIPHGDHNHYIKVQTKGYEVALKNKIPTLQSSYQPGAFDEQTVLSKVDQLLAESRGFYKDQPIMQRRVELALGQFTENMKKLATNSTAGYLAALDLFDKQYIHVDQSVAPVETSPLDKKYQALVDKINTLDTDTYGLPKKDLLVHLQEAKLAQDETELDAIEAKLQALQDFRDRTGVTTVEYIKYFYEHVSDGRLREELRNRVAKLTWELYQSQSFLKATDLNKLFPTIYQTKLEVEEALKEEPVSTKAGKTILDTEKVDSQTAKTAIYEFLKELYGDFMPEERVNYVKKEEVDALLTKAAQLLARVKEDGVKQSLAEEAANIKAATEKENADLDEAKTQLEDLLNRIAATIQREKKEAEQDPQTVIIYQKLYNVLLSLHKYLEDNKGSDADFERVDALFDQLAAKSSDKEGLLTLAKEIISLNQELRSKASKTDSQSKSEKDSETAASQATEKQAQSESETSAQPNE from the coding sequence ATGAAGAAGAAATACCTTGTAGCAGGATCGGCTCTAGTCCTTTCCTTAAGTCTTTGTATCTATGCATTGAACCAACATCAGGTAGAAGGAAACAAAGATAATAACCGTGTGTCTTATATTGATGGGAAGCAAGACTCTCAAAAAACAGAGACCAAGACACCAGATCAAGTTAGCAAAAAAGAAGATATTCAGGCAGAACAAATTGTTGTGAAAATTACCGATCAAGGTTATGTGACTTCACACGGTGATCATTTCCATTATTACAATGGTAAAGTTCCTTTTGACGCGATTTTCAGCGAAGAACTGTTGATGAAAGATGCTAATTATCAACTGAAAGATGCTGATATTGTCAACGAAATCAAAGGTGGCTACATTATCAAGGTGGATGGCAAGTATTATGTCTACCTTAAAGATGCGGCTCATGCTAATAATGTTCGTACGAAGGACGAAATTGAGCGCCAAAAACAAGGTCATACTCACGATGTACCAACTTCTAACAGTGCAGTGGCGCTTGCTCAATCGCAAGGACGCTATACCACCGATGATGGTTACATCTTTAATCCATCTGATATTATAGAGGATACTGGAGATGCTTATATTGTCCCTCATGGTGGACATTACCACTATATTCCAAAGAGTTCCTTGTCTGCTAGTGAATTGGCTGCGGCCCAAGCCTACCTCTCTGGAACTAGAAAACAAGAAAGTGTGACTGACTATCGTCCTAGTTCAAACGAGACTGGTCAAACTAGCAATCTTAGTCAAGAAGCTGAAAGACCAAGCACTCAAGCGGAGAGTCTTCAGAGTCTATTGCAACAGCTCTATTCTCTTCCACGTACTCAACGTTATGCTGAATCAGATGGATTGATTTTTGACCCTGCTAAGATTTCAAGTAGAACGCCGAGTGGTGTGGCGATTCCTCACGGAAATCACTATCATTTCATCCCATATACAAAGCTTTCTGCCTTGGAAGAAAAGATTGCGCGTATGATTCCTTTATCTAGCGACAGTGGGAAGCCAACACCTTTGGAAAATCCAAGCAAACCAGGAGAGCATCCAGCTCAACCAAATCATCCTCATGACCAAGACGGTGACCATGGAAGTCAGGATACCAACCATGAAGACCATGACCACGATGGAGAGGAGCATGACCACCATCACGGTGAAGACCATGATCACGGCTTTGCAGCTGACCGTGTTATTAGTGAAGATGAGCAAGGGTTTGTAGTTTCTCATGGAGATCACGCTCATTATTTCTTTAAGAAGGACTTGACTGCAGCTCAAATCAAAGCTGCCCAAGATCACTTGAAAGAAAATCATCAGTCTCAGCACGTTCAACCACTTGCAAAGACTGTGGAAAGTTTCTCAAGAGATGCTAGCGATGAAGAAAAAATCAAGTATATCTCACAGACCTACGGAGTACCGCTCGAAGCAATTCGCATTTCAAATGGATTCTTTGTCTTTGGAAATCCGGATCAAGCCTATGATCCAACCCATATCCATCCCTATGCTGTTCGTAAGGAACATGTTCGTATTCCACTTCAAACTGGGAATCCAGAACTTGATTTCCTAAATGAACTTTATACCACTGCCTTACGCGACAATGTTTCTCCTTATAGTTTACAGGTAGAAAATGGTAGTTTTGTGATTCCTCATGGTGACCATAATCACTACATCAAGGTTCAAACCAAGGGATATGAGGTAGCATTAAAGAACAAGATTCCTACCTTACAATCAAGCTATCAGCCGGGAGCTTTTGACGAACAAACTGTTCTTTCTAAAGTTGATCAACTTTTAGCGGAAAGTAGAGGTTTCTATAAAGACCAACCTATCATGCAGAGACGAGTTGAACTTGCTTTGGGTCAATTTACCGAGAACATGAAAAAACTGGCGACCAACTCAACTGCTGGATACCTAGCAGCCTTGGATCTCTTTGATAAACAGTATATCCATGTGGATCAAAGTGTGGCACCAGTTGAAACTTCACCTTTAGATAAGAAGTACCAAGCCCTTGTAGATAAGATCAATACACTGGATACGGACACTTATGGCTTGCCTAAGAAGGATCTTTTGGTACATTTGCAGGAAGCAAAACTAGCACAAGATGAGACAGAGTTGGATGCGATTGAAGCGAAACTTCAAGCCTTGCAAGATTTCCGTGATCGTACAGGAGTAACAACAGTAGAGTACATCAAGTATTTCTATGAACATGTATCTGATGGTCGTCTCAGAGAAGAACTTCGGAACCGTGTTGCCAAATTGACATGGGAACTTTACCAGTCACAATCCTTCCTCAAAGCGACCGACTTAAACAAGTTATTCCCAACTATTTACCAAACTAAGCTAGAAGTAGAAGAGGCTCTCAAAGAAGAACCTGTTTCTACAAAAGCTGGTAAGACTATTCTAGATACGGAAAAAGTAGATAGTCAAACTGCTAAGACAGCCATCTATGAATTCCTAAAAGAACTCTACGGTGATTTTATGCCAGAAGAGCGGGTTAACTATGTTAAGAAGGAAGAAGTGGATGCTCTTCTAACAAAAGCTGCTCAACTCCTAGCACGTGTCAAAGAAGATGGTGTTAAACAATCCCTAGCTGAAGAAGCAGCTAATATCAAAGCGGCTACTGAAAAGGAAAATGCGGACCTTGACGAAGCTAAAACACAACTTGAGGATCTTTTAAATCGTATTGCAGCGACTATCCAACGAGAGAAAAAAGAAGCAGAACAAGATCCGCAAACCGTGATCATCTACCAAAAACTCTATAATGTCTTGCTCTCTCTTCACAAGTACTTAGAGGATAACAAAGGATCCGATGCTGACTTTGAACGTGTCGATGCCCTATTTGATCAACTTGCAGCCA
- a CDS encoding metal ABC transporter substrate-binding protein yields the protein MKKRTFLLLMAGLLVFVLGACSQKEKQEAKGMKIVTSFYPIYAMVKEVSGDLNDVRMIQSSSGIHSYEPSANDIAAIYDADVFVYHSHTLESWAGSLDPNLKNSKVKVLEASEGMTLERVPGLEDVEAGDGIDEKTLYDPHTWLDPEKAGEEAQIIADKLSELDSSNKETYQKNAKKFIAKAQELTKKYQPIFEKASQKTFVTQHTAFSYLAKRFGLNQLGIAGISPEQEPSPRQLTEIQEFVKTYKVKTIFTESNASSKVAETLVKSTGVSLKTLNPLEADPENDKTYLENLEENMNVLAEELK from the coding sequence ATGAAAAAAAGAACATTTCTATTATTAATGGCAGGTCTGTTGGTTTTTGTCTTAGGAGCATGTAGCCAAAAAGAAAAACAAGAAGCAAAAGGGATGAAGATTGTAACAAGTTTTTACCCAATCTATGCCATGGTAAAAGAGGTATCAGGTGATTTGAATGATGTTCGGATGATTCAGTCAAGTAGTGGAATTCACTCATATGAACCTTCAGCGAATGACATTGCTGCCATCTATGATGCGGATGTCTTTGTCTACCACTCTCATACGCTCGAATCTTGGGCTGGAAGTCTAGATCCTAACTTGAAAAACTCAAAAGTTAAGGTTTTAGAAGCTTCTGAAGGAATGACGTTGGAGCGTGTTCCAGGTTTGGAAGATGTAGAAGCTGGTGACGGTATTGATGAAAAAACACTCTATGACCCACATACTTGGTTAGATCCTGAAAAAGCAGGAGAAGAAGCGCAGATTATTGCAGATAAGTTGTCTGAATTAGATAGTTCTAATAAGGAAACATATCAAAAAAATGCCAAGAAATTTATCGCTAAAGCCCAAGAATTGACTAAGAAATACCAGCCTATTTTTGAAAAAGCGAGTCAAAAGACTTTTGTTACGCAACACACAGCCTTTTCTTATCTCGCTAAGCGATTTGGACTTAATCAACTTGGTATTGCAGGTATCTCTCCCGAACAAGAGCCAAGTCCGAGACAGTTGACAGAAATCCAAGAATTTGTCAAAACCTACAAGGTTAAAACTATCTTTACTGAGAGCAACGCTTCTTCTAAAGTTGCTGAAACCTTGGTCAAATCAACAGGAGTTAGTCTAAAGACACTCAATCCTTTAGAAGCAGATCCTGAAAATGACAAAACATACTTAGAAAATCTAGAAGAAAATATGAATGTTCTTGCAGAAGAATTAAAATGA
- a CDS encoding pneumococcal-type histidine triad protein encodes MKINKKYLAGSAAALMLSVCSYELGLYQARTVKENNRVSYIDGKQGAQKTEDLTPDEVSKKEGINAEQIVIKITDQGYVTSHGDHYHYYNGKVPYDAIISEELLMKDPNYQLKDEDIVSEIKGGYVIKVDGKYYVYLKDAAHADNVRTKEEINRQKQEHSQHREGGTSANDGAVALARSQGRYTTDDGYIFNASDIIEDTGDAYIVPHGNHYHYIPKSELSASELAAAEAFLSGRSGQSNTATYRRTNNSTSSDVDRWTPSYNNQGSGYTNTNTANNSNSSDDSQASQSDDIDSLLRQLYKLPLSQRHVESDGLVFDPAQIISRTARGVAVPHGNHYHFIPYSQMSELEERIARIIPLRYRSNHWVPDTRPEQPSPQPTPEPSPSPQPAPNPQPSPSNPIDEKLVKQAVRKVANGYVFEENGTSRYIPAKELSDETTAAIDSKLAKQESLAHKLGAKKTNLPSGDRGFYNKAHDFLARIHQDLLDNKGRKVDFDALDKLLERLNDESSDKVKLVEDILAFLAPIRHPERLGKPNAQIAYTDDEIQVAKLAGKYTTEDGYIFDPRDITSDEGDAYVTPHMTHSHWIKKDSLSEAERAAAHAYAKEKGLTPPSTDHQNPGNTEAKGAEAIYNRVKAAKKVPLDRMPYNLQHTVEVKNGSLIIPHYDHYHNIKFEWFDEGLYEAPKGYSLEDLFATVKYYVEHPNERPHSDSGWGNASDHVQRNQNGQADTNQTEKSNEEKPQTDKPEEENPREEKPQSEKPESPKPTEEPEEESPEEAEEPQVETEKVEAKLREAEELLAKIQDPIIKSNAKETLTGLKNNLLFGAQDNNTIMAEVEKLLALLKESN; translated from the coding sequence ATGAAAATTAATAAAAAATACCTAGCTGGTTCTGCGGCAGCTTTGATGTTAAGTGTCTGTTCTTATGAATTGGGACTGTATCAAGCCAGAACGGTCAAGGAAAATAATCGTGTTTCCTATATAGATGGAAAACAGGGTGCGCAAAAAACGGAGGATCTAACTCCTGATGAGGTCAGTAAAAAAGAAGGCATTAATGCCGAACAAATCGTCATCAAGATAACTGATCAAGGTTATGTCACTTCACATGGAGACCACTATCATTATTACAATGGGAAGGTCCCTTATGATGCTATCATCAGTGAAGAGTTGCTGATGAAGGATCCAAACTACCAGCTCAAGGACGAAGATATTGTCAGTGAAATCAAGGGTGGTTATGTAATCAAGGTGGACGGAAAATACTATGTTTACCTTAAGGATGCAGCCCATGCGGATAATGTCCGTACAAAAGAAGAAATCAATCGGCAAAAACAAGAGCATAGTCAGCATCGTGAAGGAGGAACTTCAGCAAACGATGGTGCGGTAGCCTTGGCACGTTCACAGGGACGCTACACCACAGATGATGGTTATATCTTTAATGCCTCTGATATCATTGAAGATACTGGCGATGCTTATATCGTTCCTCATGGCAATCATTACCATTACATTCCTAAGAGTGAGTTATCAGCCAGCGAATTGGCTGCCGCAGAAGCCTTTCTATCTGGTAGAAGTGGTCAATCAAACACTGCTACTTATCGCCGTACCAACAACAGTACCAGCAGCGATGTAGATAGATGGACCCCATCCTATAATAATCAAGGTAGTGGCTATACGAACACAAACACGGCTAACAACAGTAACAGTAGCGACGATAGCCAAGCAAGTCAAAGTGATGACATTGATAGTCTTTTAAGACAGCTCTACAAACTGCCTTTGAGCCAAAGACATGTGGAATCTGATGGCCTTGTTTTCGACCCAGCGCAAATCATAAGTCGAACAGCTAGAGGTGTAGCTGTACCTCATGGGAACCATTACCATTTCATCCCTTATTCACAGATGTCTGAATTGGAAGAACGAATCGCTCGCATCATCCCGCTTCGCTATCGTTCAAATCATTGGGTGCCGGATACAAGACCAGAACAACCAAGTCCACAACCGACTCCGGAACCTAGTCCAAGCCCGCAACCTGCACCAAATCCTCAACCATCTCCAAGCAATCCAATTGACGAAAAATTGGTCAAACAGGCGGTTCGAAAAGTAGCTAATGGCTATGTATTTGAGGAAAATGGAACATCTCGTTATATTCCTGCCAAGGAATTATCAGATGAAACTACTGCAGCCATTGATAGTAAGCTAGCCAAGCAAGAAAGTTTAGCTCATAAGCTCGGAGCTAAGAAAACCAATCTCCCATCTGGTGATCGAGGATTTTACAATAAGGCTCATGATTTTCTAGCAAGAATTCATCAGGACTTACTTGATAATAAAGGTCGTAAAGTTGATTTTGACGCTTTGGATAAACTGTTGGAACGTTTAAATGATGAAAGCAGTGATAAAGTTAAGTTGGTCGAAGATATACTTGCATTTCTAGCACCGATTCGTCATCCAGAACGTCTAGGAAAACCAAATGCGCAAATAGCTTACACAGATGATGAGATTCAAGTAGCCAAGTTGGCAGGCAAGTATACAACAGAAGATGGCTATATCTTTGATCCTCGTGATATCACCAGTGATGAGGGGGATGCCTATGTAACTCCGCATATGACCCACAGTCATTGGATTAAGAAAGATAGTTTGTCTGAAGCTGAAAGAGCAGCGGCCCATGCTTATGCTAAAGAGAAAGGTTTGACTCCTCCTTCAACAGACCATCAGAATCCAGGAAATACGGAGGCTAAAGGAGCAGAAGCTATCTACAACCGCGTGAAAGCAGCTAAGAAGGTGCCGCTTGATCGTATGCCTTACAATCTCCAACATACCGTGGAAGTTAAAAACGGTAGTTTAATCATTCCTCATTATGATCATTACCATAACATCAAATTTGAGTGGTTTGACGAAGGACTTTATGAGGCACCTAAGGGGTATAGTCTAGAAGATCTCTTTGCGACTGTCAAGTACTATGTCGAACATCCAAACGAACGTCCGCATTCAGATAGTGGTTGGGGAAATGCAAGTGACCATGTTCAAAGAAACCAAAATGGCCAAGCTGATACCAATCAAACGGAAAAATCAAACGAGGAGAAACCTCAGACAGACAAACCTGAGGAAGAAAATCCACGCGAAGAAAAACCGCAAAGCGAGAAACCAGAATCTCCAAAACCAACTGAGGAGCCGGAAGAAGAATCACCAGAGGAAGCAGAAGAACCTCAGGTCGAGACTGAAAAGGTTGAAGCGAAGTTGAGAGAGGCTGAAGAGTTACTTGCAAAGATCCAAGACCCCATTATCAAGTCCAATGCCAAAGAAACTCTCACTGGCTTAAAAAATAACCTGCTATTTGGTGCTCAGGACAACAATACCATTATGGCTGAAGTTGAAAAGTTGTTGGCATTGTTAAAGGAGAGCAACTAA
- the ptsP gene encoding phosphoenolpyruvate--protein phosphotransferase — translation MTEMLKGIAASDGVAVAKAYLLVQPDLSFETVTVEDTNAEEARLDVALQASQDELSVIREKAVGTLGEEAAQVFDAHLMVLADPEMISQIKETIRAKKVNAEAGLKEVTDMFITIFEGMEDNPYMQERAADIRDVTKRVLANLLGKKLPNPASINEEVIVIAHDLTPSDTAQLDKNFVKAFVTNIGGRTSHSAIMARTLEIAAVLGTNNITEIVKDGDILAVNGITGEVIINPTDEQAAEFKAAGEAYAKQKAEWALLKDAKTVTADGKHFELAANIGTPKDVEGVNANGAEAVGLYRTEFLYMDSQDFPTEDEQYEAYKAVLEGMNGKPVVVRTMDIGGDKELPYFDMPHEMNPFLGFRALRISISETGDAMFRTQIRALLRASVHGQLRIMFPMVALLKEFRAAKAVFDEEKANLLAEGVAVADNIQVGIMIEIPAAAMLADQFAKEVDFFSIGTNDLIQYTMAADRMNEQVSYLYQPYNPSILRLINNVIKAAHAEGKWAGMCGEMAGDQQAVPLLVGMGLDEFSMSATSVLRTRSLMKKLDTAKMEEYANRALTECSTMEEVLELQKEYVNFD, via the coding sequence ATGACAGAAATGCTTAAAGGAATCGCAGCATCTGACGGTGTTGCAGTTGCAAAAGCATATCTACTCGTTCAACCGGATTTGTCATTTGAGACTGTTACAGTCGAAGATACAAACGCAGAAGAAGCTCGCCTTGATGTCGCTCTACAAGCATCACAAGACGAGCTTTCTGTTATTCGTGAGAAAGCAGTAGGTACGCTAGGGGAAGAAGCAGCTCAAGTTTTTGACGCTCACTTAATGGTTCTTGCTGACCCAGAAATGATTAGCCAAATCAAGGAAACAATCCGTGCGAAGAAAGTGAATGCAGAAGCAGGTCTGAAAGAAGTGACAGACATGTTTATCACTATCTTTGAGGGCATGGAAGACAACCCATACATGCAAGAACGTGCAGCGGATATCCGCGACGTGACAAAACGTGTATTGGCAAACCTCCTTGGTAAAAAATTGCCAAACCCAGCTTCTATCAATGAAGAAGTGATCGTCATTGCACATGACTTGACTCCTTCTGATACAGCTCAATTGGACAAAAACTTTGTTAAAGCTTTTGTAACCAACATCGGTGGACGTACAAGCCACTCAGCTATCATGGCACGTACACTTGAAATTGCAGCAGTATTGGGGACAAACAACATCACTGAAATCGTTAAAGATGGTGACATTCTTGCCGTTAACGGTATCACTGGTGAAGTGATTATCAACCCAACTGATGAGCAAGCGGCAGAATTCAAGGCTGCTGGTGAAGCTTATGCGAAGCAAAAAGCTGAATGGGCACTTTTGAAAGATGCTAAAACAGTAACTGCTGATGGCAAACACTTTGAATTGGCTGCCAATATTGGTACTCCAAAAGACGTTGAAGGTGTCAATGCCAACGGTGCCGAAGCTGTAGGTCTTTACCGTACAGAGTTCTTGTACATGGATTCTCAAGACTTCCCAACAGAAGACGAGCAGTACGAAGCTTACAAGGCTGTACTTGAAGGAATGAACGGTAAACCTGTTGTCGTTCGTACAATGGATATCGGTGGAGATAAGGAACTTCCTTACTTTGATATGCCTCACGAAATGAACCCATTCCTTGGATTCCGTGCCCTTCGTATCTCTATTTCTGAAACTGGAGATGCTATGTTCCGTACACAAATCCGCGCCCTTCTTCGTGCGTCTGTTCACGGTCAATTGCGTATCATGTTCCCAATGGTTGCGCTCTTGAAAGAATTCCGTGCAGCGAAAGCAGTCTTTGACGAAGAAAAAGCAAACCTTCTTGCTGAAGGTGTTGCAGTTGCGGATAATATCCAAGTTGGTATCATGATCGAGATTCCTGCAGCGGCTATGCTTGCAGACCAATTTGCTAAAGAAGTTGACTTCTTCTCAATTGGTACAAACGACTTGATCCAATACACAATGGCAGCAGACCGTATGAACGAGCAAGTTTCATACCTTTACCAACCATATAACCCATCAATCCTACGCTTGATCAACAATGTTATCAAAGCAGCTCACGCTGAAGGTAAATGGGCTGGTATGTGTGGTGAGATGGCTGGTGACCAACAAGCTGTTCCACTCCTTGTCGGAATGGGCTTGGATGAGTTCTCTATGTCAGCAACATCTGTACTTCGTACACGTAGCTTGATGAAGAAACTTGACACAGCTAAGATGGAAGAGTACGCAAACCGTGCCCTTACAGAATGCTCAACAATGGAAGAAGTTCTTGAACTTCAAAAAGAATACGTTAATTTTGATTAA
- a CDS encoding phosphocarrier protein HPr has product MASKDFHVVAETGIHARPATLLVQTASKFASDITLEYKGKSVNLKSIMGVMSLGVGQGADVTISAEGADADDAIAAITETMEKEGLA; this is encoded by the coding sequence ATGGCTTCTAAAGATTTCCACGTAGTGGCAGAAACAGGTATTCACGCACGTCCAGCAACATTGTTGGTTCAAACAGCTAGCAAATTTGCTTCAGATATCACTCTTGAGTACAAAGGTAAATCAGTAAACCTTAAATCTATCATGGGTGTCATGAGTCTTGGTGTTGGCCAAGGTGCTGACGTTACAATTTCAGCTGAAGGTGCAGATGCTGACGACGCAATCGCTGCTATCACTGAAACTATGGAAAAAGAAGGATTGGCATAA
- a CDS encoding alpha/beta hydrolase family protein, with protein MKENEVILKRQSTRVFFKNGDTDFFFNWLLGIGEVFGFSHGELYYLAQKLGNSPKPDDWKNEFLSHVNYLEQKVSNLGLSEQTKAQYYLAQTYSLRSAIQFTDPFSAEYLPIVCQMEKAFSSAIHSLGTPIEKLTIAYQDSYLPGYYLHSGDNCPTLIMIGGGDTYREDLFYFAGYPGWIRNYNVLMVDLPGQGSNPSRGLIFGVDASIPISLCIDWLENRNPKLNYLAIYGVSGGGYFTAQAVEKDPRIHAWIASTPIYDVAELFRKEFGSSLKAPSWLINAILKLAGNLNESANLNLKKYAWQFGTSDFKSAIDDVFNYAKIVDYQKIQCPCLFIMGKGEGAELQHQTKVIYESLKSKNQQTKLQVFEAESGADAHCQVNNLRLAHNVVFDWLDTLFEWNQSKF; from the coding sequence GTGAAAGAAAACGAGGTTATTTTAAAACGGCAATCTACTCGCGTATTTTTTAAGAATGGGGATACGGATTTTTTCTTTAATTGGTTGCTAGGAATCGGTGAAGTTTTTGGCTTCTCTCATGGAGAGCTGTATTATCTTGCTCAAAAGTTAGGTAATTCACCAAAACCTGATGACTGGAAAAATGAGTTTTTATCACATGTGAACTATCTTGAACAAAAGGTTAGTAATTTAGGTTTGAGTGAACAAACAAAGGCGCAGTATTATCTCGCACAGACCTACTCACTTCGATCGGCAATCCAGTTTACTGATCCATTTTCTGCCGAATACTTACCTATCGTTTGTCAAATGGAGAAGGCGTTCTCTAGTGCAATTCATTCACTAGGTACACCGATTGAAAAACTAACTATTGCTTATCAGGATTCCTACTTGCCTGGTTATTATCTTCATAGCGGTGATAATTGCCCAACGCTGATTATGATCGGTGGAGGTGATACTTATCGCGAAGATTTATTTTATTTTGCAGGATATCCTGGATGGATACGAAATTATAATGTTTTAATGGTTGATCTTCCTGGTCAAGGGAGCAATCCTAGTAGAGGGCTAATCTTTGGTGTGGATGCCTCTATTCCAATTTCATTATGCATAGACTGGTTGGAAAATAGAAATCCTAAACTAAATTATTTAGCCATTTATGGTGTCAGCGGAGGGGGATATTTTACCGCACAAGCTGTCGAAAAGGATCCAAGAATTCATGCTTGGATTGCTAGTACCCCTATTTACGACGTTGCAGAGCTCTTCAGAAAAGAATTCGGATCAAGTTTGAAAGCACCTAGTTGGTTAATAAATGCCATTTTAAAATTAGCTGGAAATTTGAATGAATCAGCAAATTTGAATCTTAAAAAGTATGCATGGCAGTTTGGTACTTCTGATTTTAAGAGTGCTATTGATGATGTATTTAACTATGCAAAGATTGTAGATTATCAAAAAATTCAATGCCCATGCCTGTTTATCATGGGAAAGGGTGAGGGTGCTGAACTGCAGCATCAAACTAAGGTAATTTATGAATCACTTAAATCTAAAAATCAACAAACTAAACTTCAAGTATTTGAGGCGGAAAGTGGTGCGGACGCTCATTGCCAAGTCAATAATTTAAGACTCGCCCATAATGTCGTTTTTGATTGGTTGGATACTTTATTTGAATGGAATCAATCAAAGTTTTAG
- the nrdH gene encoding glutaredoxin-like protein NrdH has product MVTVYSKNNCVQCKMTKRFLDSNNVAYREINLDEQPEYIDQVKELGFSAAPVIQTPTEVFSGFQPGKLKQLA; this is encoded by the coding sequence ATGGTAACGGTTTATTCTAAAAATAATTGTGTACAATGTAAAATGACCAAACGTTTCTTGGATAGCAACAATGTCGCTTATCGTGAGATCAATCTCGACGAGCAACCTGAGTATATCGATCAAGTTAAAGAGCTCGGTTTCAGTGCTGCTCCTGTTATCCAAACACCAACTGAAGTCTTTTCAGGCTTCCAACCAGGAAAACTGAAACAATTAGCATAA